Proteins from one Salmo trutta unplaced genomic scaffold, fSalTru1.1, whole genome shotgun sequence genomic window:
- the LOC115184224 gene encoding verrucotoxin subunit beta-like, which translates to MDLCSNETLTLAALGRPFSLGMLYDCRNDQLIPGLTLWDEEALRRNIITTDEPFTEFKVITSDSTADKYSVLNVNGSLKASCLAGLVKVAGSAKYLKDVKESQNQARVTLWYNTTKKSTKLSMNQLGQEHIKYKEVFSQGIATHVVTGILYGANAFFVFDREVSSDEDRQDVEGNLKVMFNIVPGVSFGGESDLDMKNTSETKTEKFSCGFHGDVILENNPITFEDAMDTYKTLPQKVGEGVPVQVNLLPLKALDPTATQIVCQISGSLVDQWQTALEDLTELEMRCNDVMRSKPVKYFKEIDAKVKTFKKLCSTEHLKTPLAALLPSIRGGEKEERVLSDFLKKQQEFRFNSNILSECMDRIEREINVVDRFLRMITKDYSQLCSTKIVTSKSELDKEVLNPKVKRVVCFTFTSLGCEDPVLSALDSPSSESTQALVPVKPDLTRWYQSDNIFDDMDKQAGLFKDFAEANKKDTQTRFLLASIPNKEQEGASIYLYENGSIRNEHLEPPSKPEKPTALDRTHNSVTLELLPPDRGAHDVTHYLIEYCIDEKDGWSSEKTSESHAAYTVSGLLPSTGYKFKYRAVCSAGFGPDSEVSDIIRTLPSCPPRKPDIKAYSSELMVCCPKPSVIGQGVKIQNYVVEHKEVPTEESEEEAEWMKRTSKDNVCIIAGLQSLTMYTVRVRYDCGEAGISKWSTPVIITTFSKTTGLADGVKEKSELKHSGSPSVYEIPMETIQTVGKVARLRFGEQSSRTRRTIYLLGDKDQVVTLMINYILGVQWENGFRFKLPQDDEVSTMIYEINYQDGFQIPFSLTIIYDRQDKCRSLDLGQIGVNALCSVCDAAAFRDVDSEDW; encoded by the exons ATGGATCTTTGCTCAAACGAAACCTTGACTCTAGCAGCACTGGGACGGCCCTTCTCCCTGGGAATGCTGTATGACTGTCGCAATGATCAGCTCATTCCAG GCCTGACGCTGTGGGACGAGGAAGCACTCAGAAGGAACATCATTACAACAGACGAGCCTTTCACCGAATTCAAAGTCATCACATCTGACTCTACAGCTGACAAATACTCTGTGTTAAATGTGAACGGCTCTCTCAAAGCAAGCTGTTTGGCAGGGCTGGTTAAGGTGGCGGGATCAGCTAAGTATTTGAAAGATGTTAAAGAGTCTCAGAATCAGGCGAGAGTCACACTTTGGTACAACACTACTAAGAAAAGCACTAAACTGTCCATGAACCAACTTGGGCAGGAACACATAAAGTACAAGGAGGTTTTTAGCCAAGGCATAGCTACACATGTGGTCACAGGTATACTTTATGGAGCAAATGCTTTCTTTGTGTTTGATCGTGAGGTCTCAAGTGACGAGGACCGTCAAGACGTTGAGGGAAACTTGAAAGTGATGTTTAATATTGTTCCTGGTGTTTCTTTTGGGGGGGAGAGTGATTTAGACATGAAGAACACTTCTGAAACTAAAACTGAGAAGTTCTCTTGTGGATTCCATGGGGACGTTATCCTGGAAAACAATCCTATAACTTTTGAAGACGCCATGGACACCTACAAAACCTTGCCTCAGAAGGTAGGTGAAGGGGTTCCTGTGCAAGTGAATCTACTTCCGTTAAAAGCCTTGGACCCCACTGCCACCCAGATAGTTTGTCAGATCAGTGGAAGCTTAGTTGACCAATGGCAGACTGCGCTGGAAGACCTCACTGAGCTGGAGATGAGATGCAACGATGTAATGAGAAGCAAGCCAGTAAAATACTTCAAGGAAATTGATGCCAAAGTTAAAACTTTCAAAAAACTGTGTTCCACAGAGCATTTGAAGACTCCTTTGGCGGCCCTCCTTCCATCTATTAGAGGGGGAGAAAAGGAAGAGAGGGTGTTGTCCGACTTCTTGAAAAAGCAGCAAGAGTTCCGATTCAACAGCAACATCCTCAGTGAATGTATGGATCGCATTGAGAGAGAGATCAATGTGGTTGATCGGTTCCTACGGATGATTACAAAGGACTACAGTCAGTTGTGTTCCACCAAGATTGTCACATCGAAGAGTGAACTTGACAAAGAGGTCTTGAACCCAAAGGTGAAGCGTGTTGTATGTTTCACTTTCACCTCTCTGGGGTGCGAGGACCCTGTCCTGTCAGCTTTGGATTCCCCAAGCTCTGAGAGCACACAAGCCTTAGTTCCAGTTAAACCTGATCTGACAAGATGGTACCAATCTGATAACATATTTGATGACATGGACAAGCAAGCTGGACTTTTCAAAGATTTTGCAGAAGCTAACAAAAAAGACACACAAACACGTTTCCTCTTGGCCTCCATTCCCAACAAGGAACAAGAAGGAGCCAGCATTTACCTTTATGAGAACGGATCCATAAGAAACGAGCATTTGGAGCCTCCATCTAAACCCGAGAAGCCCACAGCACTTGACCGAACTCACAACAGTGTGACGCTGGAGTTGCTCCCTCCTGATAGGGGAGCCCATGACGTCACCCACTACCTGATTGAATACTGTATTGATGAGAAAGATGGATGGAGCAGCGAGAAGACATCTGAATCCCACGCAGCCTACACAGTGTCAGGACTGCTTCCCAGTACAGGGTACAAGTTCAAATACAGAGCCGTGTGTTCAGCAGGCTTTGGTCCAGACAGCGAGGTTAGTGACATCATCAGAACCTTGCCTTCCTGCCCTCCCAGAAAGCCTGATATCAAAGCCTACTCCTCTGAGCTCATGGTATGCTGTCCAAAGCCGTCTGTGATTGGACAAGGGGTCAAGATTCAGAACTATGTGGTAGAACACAAAGAGGTGCCCACagaagagagtgaggaggaggcaGAGTGGATGAAGAGGACTTCCAAAGACAACGTCTGCATCATCGCCGGACTGCAGTCACTCACAATGTACACAGTGAGAGTCAGATACGACTGTGGTGAAGCTGGAATCAGCAAGTGGAGCACACCAGTCATCATCACCACTTTCTCAAAGACCACAGGATTGGCTGACGGTGTAAAAGAAAAGAGTGAACTGAAGCACTCTGGCTCGCCGTCTGTTTATGAGATCCCCATGGAGACGATACAGACGGTGGGTAAAGTAGCCAGGCTCAGGTTTGGAGAGCAGAGTTCCAGGACTAGGAGGACAATCTATCTGCTGGGAGACAAAGACCAGGTAGTGACACTGATGATCAACTACATCCTGGGAGTTCAGTGGGAGAATGGTTTCCGTTTCAAGCTACCCCAAGATGACGAGGTATCTACAATGATATATGAAATCAATTACCAGGATGGATTTCAGATTCCCTTCTCTCTCACCATTATCTATGATCGACAAGACAAGTGTAGATCATTAGATTTGGGCCAGATCGGGGTCAATGCTCTGTGCTCTGTGTGCGACGCGGCTGCGTTTAGGGATGTAGACTCTGAAGATTGGTAA